One Lycium ferocissimum isolate CSIRO_LF1 unplaced genomic scaffold, AGI_CSIRO_Lferr_CH_V1 ctg2827, whole genome shotgun sequence genomic region harbors:
- the LOC132043730 gene encoding LOW QUALITY PROTEIN: uncharacterized protein LOC132043730 (The sequence of the model RefSeq protein was modified relative to this genomic sequence to represent the inferred CDS: inserted 1 base in 1 codon; deleted 3 bases in 3 codons): MEIDTLKEGLGMVTKSAQEAPLIVKGANSNANLKGSGKLILYVPGATKKKEISVTGPKLYVPSGFSRFGQNQNGLGKMTEPIVIKHTTQLPVTSMKTVPWNYNKTTVTYKGKEIVEEIDETSGLTRSGRCYAPEELRRAKQARDSQFPVKKPITEEEAEEFMKKMKVQDYSIVDQLRKTPAQISLLSLLMHSKEHRQALIRILNEAHVSDKTTVSHLEKMANRIFEVNRITFTDDELPVEDTIGEIDLTLKIGPVDFGITFQVIDMDTSYNLLLGRPWIHAARAVPSTLHQVVKFEYEKQEIIVHGEDDLSIYRDPSVPCVEAKEGCESLVFQTFEIVAADQFMEGKPIPEPRLSSTSVMVATQMLQNGYELGKGLGVSLQGIVDPISPFGNQDTFGLGFRPTKADRKWVKEQKNKVWKLPKPVPHIAESFTRSRLEENKDMSVQDDVDEICQGLKEMFYGVNMVQIGEGPSHADVQLIGPEVKLTNWEATPLPTRKESCLINAGFNNMTCMRNSRPDLKELSNLETTNQEVDEYDEEEAFEEDDIIQVLFEYKDVFAWSYDDMPGLSVDLVVHKLPTYPDFPPVQQKQRKFKKEVSDKIKEEIMKQLSANVIRVVRFTTWLANVVPVPKKDGKTRVCVDYRDLNKASPKDNFPLPNIHILVDNCAKHEIQSFVDCYAWYHQILMDEEDXEKTAFTTPWGTYCYRVMPFGLKNAGATYMRAMTTILHDMMHKEIEVYVDDVIIKSKTQADHVRDLRKFFERLRKYNLKLNPAKCAFGVPSGKLLGFIVSRRGIELDPSKIKAIRELPPPKNRTEVMSLLGRLNYISRFIAQLTTTCEPIFKLLKKDAAVKWTDECQEAFDKIKEYLSNPPVLVPPEPGRPLFLYLSVMDNSFGCVLGQHDATGKKEQAIYYLSKKFTSYEVKYTFLERTCCALTWVAQKLKHYLSSYTTHLISRMDPLKYIFQKPMPSGRLAKWQILLTEFDIVYVTRTAMKAQALADHLAENPVDDEYEPLNTYFPDEEINSVEEEVRDDSHVWKLYFDGAVNIKGVGIGAILISPTGHHYPATARLRFFCTNNTAEYEACIMGLNMAIHLDAHELIVLEDSDLLVRQAQGEWETRDIKLIPYKQCLEDLSKRFKSIEFRYIPRFHNELADALATLASMLPYPGNAYINPLEIQIRDQHGYCNTIEVEPDGEPWYHDIKRFLKTKEYPIHADGDQKRTIRRLSNGFFLSGEILYKRTPDLNLLRCVNTQEAEIIMNEVHSGVCGPHMNGYVLAKKILRAGYYWLTMERDCFRFVRKCHQCQIHSDRIHSPSSELHPMSAPWPFVAWGIDVIGPIEPKASNGHRFILVAIDYFTKWVEAVTFKSVTKKAVVDFVHSNIICRFGIPKTIITDNAANLNSHLMKEVCEQFKIVHHNSTPYRPKANGAVEAANKNIKKILRKMVQGSRQWQEKLPFALLGYRSPASTELIFKNEVPSLVRGKKNVQSRRQLESALTHKAAQHLKIHLLSF, from the exons ATGGAAATTGACACCTTAAAAGAAGGGTTGGGTATGGTGACAAAGTCCGCACAAGAAGCACCGTTGATTGTAAAAGGTGCAAATTCTAATGCAAATCTCAAGGGCTCGGGGAAGTTGATATTGTATGTCCCTGGAGccacaaagaaaaaagagataTCAGTGACTGGACCAAAATTATATGTTCCTAGTGGTTTTTCTAGGTTTGGTCAAAATCAGAATGGTTTAGGAAAGATGACAGAACCAATTGTGATAAAGCACACGACACAACTTCCAGTGACAAGCATGAAAACTGTTCCATGGAACTACAACAAAACCACTGTGACTTACAAGGGCAAAGAGATTGTTGAAGAAATAGATGAAACCAGT GGCTTAACGCGTTCTGGAAGGTGTTATGCTCCAGAAGAATTAAGGAGAGCCAAACAAGCCAGGGATAGCCAATTTCCAGTGAAAAAACCTATTACCGAAGAAGAGGCTGAAGAGTTCatgaagaagatgaaagttCAGGATTACTCTATTGTTGATCAGTTGAGAAAAACTCCTGCTCAAATTTCATTACTATCTTTGCTCATGCATTCTAAAGAGCACCGTCAAGCATTGATTAGAATTCTGAACGAGGCACATGTTTCGGACAAAACAACCGTAAGTCACTTGGAAAAGATGGCCAATAGAATATTTGAGGTGAATAGAATCACTTTCACCGATGATGAGTTGCCTGTGGA AGACACCATTGGTGAGATTGATCTTACTTTAAAAATTGGACCTGTTGATTTTGGGATCACATTCCAAGTTATAGACATGGACACTTCCTACAACTTGCTTTTAGGAAGGCCATGGATCCATGCAGCCAGAGCGGTGCCATCTACTTTACACCAAGTGGTCAAGTTTGAATATGAGAAACAAGAAATTATTGTTCACGGTGAAGATGATCTTTCAATATATAGAGACCCTTCCGTCCCATGCGTCGAGGCCAAGGAAGGTTGTGAATCCCTCGTATTTCAGACCTTTGAGATAGTGGCAGCTGATCAGTTTATGGAAGGAAAGCCTATTCCAGAGCCTCGTCTATCCTCTACTTCGGTCATGGTGGCTACACAAATGCTGCAAAATGGTTACGAGCTG GGAAAGGGCTTGGGAGTGTCGTTGCAAGGAATTGTTGACCCTATCTCTCCATTTGGTAATCAAGATACTTTTGGTTTGGGTTTTAGGCCAACTAAAGCTGATAGGAAATGGGTGAAGGAGCAGAAAAATAAGGTTTGGAAATTGCCAAAGCCAGTTCCCCACATTGCCGAGTCTTTTACTAGGTCACGGCTTGAAGAGAATAAGGACATGTCTGTCCAAGATGACGTGGACGAAATATGTCAAGGTCTCAAAGAAATGTTCTATGGGGTAAACATGGTTCAAATTGGCGAAGGCCCTAGTCATGCAGATGTGCAACTTATTGGCCCAGAAGTCAAGCTCACCAACTGGGAAGCTACTCCTCTCCCCACAAGGAAGGAGTCTTG TCTCATTAATGCCGGCTTTAATAACATGACATGCATGCGGAATTCACGTCCAGATCTTAAAGAGCTGTCTAATCTCGAAACAACGAATCAAGaggttgatgaatatgatgaagaaGAGgcttttgaaga GGATGACATAATCCAGGTTTTGTTTGAATATAAAGATGTGTTCGCTTGGTCTTATGATGACATGCCGGGTTTGAGCGTTGATCTGGTAGTGCACAAACTTCCTACATACCCTGATTTCCCACCAGTCCaacaaaagcaaagaaaatttaagaaagaggtGAGTGATAAAATTAAAGAGGAAATCATGAAGCAATTGAGTGCAAATGTGATCAGGGTCGTCCGATTTACTACATGGCTAGCAAACGTTGTGCCCGTACCTAAGAAGGATGGGAAAACCAGAGTTTGTGTTGACTATAGAGATTTGAACAAAGCTAGTCCAAAGGACAACTTTCCCTTGCCTAACATCCACATTCTTGTTGACAATTGTGCCAAACACGAGATTCAATCTTTTGTGGATTGTTATGCT TGGTATCACCAAATTTTGATGGATGAAGAGG GCGAAAAGACCGCCTTCACCACCCCATGGGGTACTTACTGTTACAGGGTCATGCCATTTGGTTTGAAGAACGCAGGGGCAACTTACATGAGAGCTATGACTACTATCTTGCATGACATGATGCATAAAGAAATCGAAGTGTACGTCGATGATGTGATCATTAAGTCCAAAACTCAAGCTGACCATGTGCGTGATCTGAGAAAGTTCTTTGAAAGATTGCGCAAGTACAACCTCAAGCTCAATCCAGCCAAGTGTGCATTTGGAGTTCCATCTGGGAAACTTCTAGGGTTTATAGTTAGTCGGCGAGGAATTGAATTAGACCCCTCCAAGATAAAGGCCATTCGGGAATTACCGCCCCCGAAGAACAGAACTGAAGTCATGAGTCTTCTTGGTAGGTTGAACTACATCAGTAGGTTCATCGCTCAGCTCACCACTACATGTGAGCCCATATTCAAGCTGTTGAAGAAGGATGCCGCTGTCAAGTGGACAGACGAGTGTCAAGAGGCTTTTGACAAGATTAAGGAATATTTATCGAACCCTCCAGTGCTTGTCCCGCCAGAACCGGGTAGGCCTTTGTTTTTGTATCTATCAGTGATGGATAATTCCTTTGGGTGCGTTCTAGGACAACATGATGCCACAGGCAAGAAGGAACAAGCGATCTATtatttgagcaagaagttcacaAGCTATGAGGTAAAATACACATTTTTAGAAAGAACGTGTTGCGCTTTGACTTGGGTCGCCCAGAAACTGAAGCACTATCTTTCATCCTATACGACTCACCTCATATCTCGAATGGATCCTTTGAAGTATATCTTTCAGAAACCTATGCCGAGTGGAAGGTTAGCAAAGTGGCAGATTTTACTTACGGAGTTCGACATTGTCTATGTCACCCGCACCGCTATGAAAGCACAAGCATTGGCCGATCATTTGGCAGAAAACCCAGTTGACGATGAGTATGAGCCTTTGAATACTTATTTTCCTGATGAAGAGATTAATTCAGTTGAGGAAGAAGTTCGCGATGACAGTCACGTCTGGAAATTATACTTTGATGGGGCGGTCAACATTAAAGGTGTCGGGATTGGGGCAATTCTCATTTCACCAACGGGGCATCATTATCCCGCGACAGCACGACTTCGTTTCTTCTGTACCAATAATACAGCAGAATATGAAGCTTGCATAATGGGTTTAAACATGGCAATACATCTGGATGCACATGAGTTAATAGTTTTGGAAGATTCTGACTTACTCGTTCGGCAGGCTCAAGGTGAATGGGAAACTCGAGACATCAAGCTCATTCCGTACAAACAATGTTTGGAGGACCTTAGCAAAAGGTTTAAGTCAATCGAGTTCAGATACATTCCCAGATTTCACAATGAGCTGGCTGATGCCTTGGCCACTTTAGCCTCAATGCTTCCATACCCAGGCAATGCTTACATTAATCCGTTAGAGATTCAGATTAGGGATCAACATGGTTATTGCAATACAATTGAAGTAGAGCCAGATGGTGAGCCATGGTATCACGATATCAAAAGATTCCTAAAAACAAAAGAATATCCAATACATGCCGATGGAGATCAAAAAAGAACTATTAGGCGACTTTCCAATGGTTTCTTTCTGAGTGGGGAGATCTTATACAAAAGGACCCCGGATTTGAATTTGTTAAGATGTGTGAATACCCAAGAAGCTGAAATAATCATGAACGAAGTGCACTCCGGAGTATGTGGCCCGCACATGAACGGTTATGTTCTAGCAAAGAAGATTCTTCGAGCAGGATACTATTGGCTTACCATGGAGCGAGATTGTTTTCGCTTTGTTCGCAAGTGTCATCAATGCCAAATTCACAGTGACCGAATTCATTCGCCCTCTTCGGAGTTGCACCCCATGTCTGCTCCTTGGCCTTTCGTAGCTTGGGGGATAGATGTTATTGGGCCAATTGAGCCAAAAGCTTCTAATGGGCACAGATTCATTCTAGTTGCCATtgactacttcaccaaatgggtaGAAGCTGTTACGTTCAAATCAGTCACCAAGAAAGCGGTGGTAGACTTTGTTCACTCTAACATCATATGTCGTTTTGGTATACCAAAGACCATTATCACGGACAATGCAGCCAATCTTAATAGTCATCTCATGAAGGAGGTATGTGAGCAATTTAAAATTGTGCATCACAACTCTACCCCTTATCGACCCAAAGCCAATGGAGCTGTTGAAGCTGcaaacaaaaacatcaagaagatCCTCAGGAAGATGGTACAAGGATCCAGGCAATGGCAAGAGAAGTTGCCTTTTGCTCTTTTAGGGTACC GTTCGCCCGCAAGCACAGAATTGATATTCAAGAATGAAGTTCCATCATTGGTCAGAGGAAAGAAGAATGTTCAATCTCGAAGACAGTTAGAGTCAGCTTTGACACATAAGGCGGCCCAGCATCTCAAGATACATCTTCTCAGCTTTTAA